The genomic interval GGTTTCTCCCACGAGTCTGCCGCCGTGCAGACCGTCGCTGACCGGGTGCGCGATCGTCTCCGCGAAGAGCAGGCCGACCCCCTGCGCCATCCCGATCGGGCGCAGCAGGTGGCCTTCGCCGAGGTCCGCCGCCACAACGACTACGCGCTGGCGCGCGGGCTCGACCTCATCGAGGACGAGGCGGCGTGCGTCCGGGACGTGCTCGCCCGGGTCACCGGCTTCGGCCCGCTGCAGGCGCTGCTGGAGGACCCCGAGGTCGAGGAGATCTGGATCAACGATCCCGCGACGGTGTACGTCGCACGCGCCGGTCGCAGCGAGCGCGTGCCCCTGCGGCTGAGCGACGAGGCTGTCCGCGACCTCGTGGAGAAGATGCTGCATGCGACGGGGCGGCGCGTCGATCTCAGCCAGCCCTTCGTCGACGCCTCGCTGCCGGACGGCAGTCGTCTTCATGTCGTCATCCCCGACATCACCCGCACCCATCTGGCGGTCAACATCCGCAAGTTCCTCGCCGCGCGCCGGACGCTCGACGACCTCGTGGCGGCCGGATCGCTGCCGGCCGCTGCCGCCGAGCTGCTGCGCGCAGCGATGGCCGAGGGGCGCAACGTCCTCGTCTCGGGCGCGACGCACGCGGGCAATACCACGTGGCATCTCTGACCCCAATAAACCCCGCGTCGCAAAACGCGACAGCTCCGCGTGATCGTTTGGCGTCGAAAACTAAAGCGATGTGCTATGTTTGGGGTATCCGAATGAAGGGAGCCCACCATGGCGATCGACGAGGGGCGCGCGTGGGCGCTGCGGACGCTGGGAGCCGACGGCGTGCTGGTGCGAGAGCAGATCTCTGCCATCATCCGCGACTGCCACGAGAAGATGGTGAACGCGCAGGCCGAGGCTGATATGAAGCACACCGGCGTGTATGGCCAGATCTGGCGGAAGTGTTTGGACGAGTTCGTGACGGTGCTCGGGCGCCTGCCCTCGGCCGAGATCGTTCCGCGCCGGGGATACAAGCTGGTCGCATTCAACGGTGTGATCCTGTTCCCGTGGCGGTTCGCGCGGGAGCGGTCCACGGACATCGGCTCGCGCCCGTTCGCCGTCTCGGACACTCGGGTCTCCCTGTTCGGTGAGCAGCGCGAATCGACCCAGCAGCGTCTGGACATCGAGTTCGAGCACCCCGAGTTGACCGAGGAAGAGCGGGAGCTGCTCGACGCCGAGAGCAAGGCGCTCGAGGAGGCGCTGTCAACCCACTCCCGCGTGGTTGTCGTGCCGTATGCGAGCAACCCGTTCGCGCTCTACAGCGTCGACTGGGGTGAGGCGACGCTGGGGAGCGATGGCTACCTCACCTTCGCGTCGATGGAATCTCTGCTCGAAGTAGGCGCGGGCTCCCTGGTGGATGTGGACCTGACGGACGAGTCGTTCTTCGACGGGCCGATCCCGCGCCCGGATCTGGGGGTGAAGGGCGACGAGGTGGACGGAGAGGCTGATGGACGACCGTGACACCCTCTTCTCTCTGCTCGGAGTAACCGACCGTCCCGATCTCGATGCCGTCGCGGATGCGTTCGATCCGGCCCGTCTGACTCAGGCGCGTTTCGCGGCTGGCTTGTCGAAGGCGAGGCTTGCCGAGCTAGTTGGGGTTACGCCTGCGGCGATTGGCCAGTACGAGTCGCGAGTGGTAACACCGCGTCGCGATGTATTGCCGGTGCTCGCGCGCGAGCTCGATGTTCCGGTGGACTACTTCGCCACGGGGCGACCGATCGGCCGGGTCGACGGCTCGGAGGCGCATTTCCGGAGCCTGCGCTCGACCACGGCCCGGGATCGGTCCAAGGCGATCGCTTTCATCGAGCAGGTGTGGGAGCTCACCTTCGCGCTGGAGAAGAAGGTCCGGTTCCCCAATGTCGACTTGCCGGTGGTGGATCGGCAGCAAGCAGATCCGGTTTCCGCAGCGCAGGCGCTTCGCGAACATTGGGGTCTGGGCGTGAAGCCGGTCAAGCACCTAGTCGCGCTGACGGAATCGCACGGGATCGTCGTGAGCCTGCTGACGTTGGCGAACGCCGATGTCGCCCGGGTGGGCGCGTTCTCGACGTCTCGCTTGGCTCGCCCGGTCATCGTGGTGACGCCCGAACGTGCAAAGTCGGTGTTCGTCTACCGGTTCACGGTTGCCCACGAGTTGGGTCATCTGCTGCTGCACGGAGAAGCAGTACCGGGCGATCAGCAGCAGGAGCGAGAAGCCGATCAGTTCGCTGCTGAGCTCCTGACTCCACGTTCCCAGATTGTGAACCTGCTGCCGCGGACGGTGAACCTCTCCCGGCTCGATGAGCTCTCGCGGCATTGGGGTGTGTCGGTGGACTCGCTGCTGCTACGGATGAAAGAGACCGGTACGGTCTCCGACGCTTCGATCCGTCGCGGTTACCAGAAGCTGAACCAGCTGCGCAGCTCCTCACTGGACGCCCCTGAGCCGGTGAACGCATATCCGGGAGAGGTGCCGTCGATGTTGGCCGAGGCTGCCCGGCTTGCCGATCAAATCGGCTTCGCGCAGATAGACCTCGCCCGCGAGCTGCGATGGCACCCGGCACGTGTGCGCGAAGTCCTGGGTATCGACGATCCCAGGCCGACATTGAAGCTTGTCACCGATCCTTCACCCGAATAGGGCTGGACTGGTGTCGCCGAGGTCGAGGAGTAGCGCGCCAGATGACGGCTCTCCGGAAAGGCAACGACGTCGCCCAACGGTGATGGGATTCGGCAGCCGTGAGACGGAGGACTGGGGATGAGCCGATCAAGCTCGAAGACCCGGCGAGATGCTCGGGCAGCGAGCGTGACTGCTCGTAGTGCCCAGAGTTCCGGCATCGTCAAGTGCTACGTCGAGCGGTTCGAGAATGCGGTCGGCGCGCCTGACCTCCGTCTTCGCGAGAAGTCGACCAAACGGCTCGTGCGAGTTCTGACTGATAACCAGATGCTCAGGTCATTCGCTCCGCTGTCGAACCTGTTGCACGACTGCTACGCGCATGGAGGCGGGCTCGTTGAGCCGCGGAGTCGCACAGAGTACATCGCTATCTCCGCGCCGATCGTGAAACAGGGCGCTCAAGAGATCGCTGTGGCGTTCGAGGGCTTCTCGGTGAAGGTTCACATCGTGAAGGCGGACGTCGCATCTCCTCCGACATCCGTGTGGGCCTACATCGAGGAGTACCCCTTCGATGACGAAGGCCTTGGTCT from Microbacterium aurum carries:
- a CDS encoding ATPase, T2SS/T4P/T4SS family produces the protein MTPFAAPTPAAVRGVSAAGAGAYGTAAGFSHESAAVQTVADRVRDRLREEQADPLRHPDRAQQVAFAEVRRHNDYALARGLDLIEDEAACVRDVLARVTGFGPLQALLEDPEVEEIWINDPATVYVARAGRSERVPLRLSDEAVRDLVEKMLHATGRRVDLSQPFVDASLPDGSRLHVVIPDITRTHLAVNIRKFLAARRTLDDLVAAGSLPAAAAELLRAAMAEGRNVLVSGATHAGNTTWHL
- a CDS encoding helix-turn-helix domain-containing protein, whose translation is MDDRDTLFSLLGVTDRPDLDAVADAFDPARLTQARFAAGLSKARLAELVGVTPAAIGQYESRVVTPRRDVLPVLARELDVPVDYFATGRPIGRVDGSEAHFRSLRSTTARDRSKAIAFIEQVWELTFALEKKVRFPNVDLPVVDRQQADPVSAAQALREHWGLGVKPVKHLVALTESHGIVVSLLTLANADVARVGAFSTSRLARPVIVVTPERAKSVFVYRFTVAHELGHLLLHGEAVPGDQQQEREADQFAAELLTPRSQIVNLLPRTVNLSRLDELSRHWGVSVDSLLLRMKETGTVSDASIRRGYQKLNQLRSSSLDAPEPVNAYPGEVPSMLAEAARLADQIGFAQIDLARELRWHPARVREVLGIDDPRPTLKLVTDPSPE